A single Rhopalosiphum padi isolate XX-2018 chromosome 4, ASM2088224v1, whole genome shotgun sequence DNA region contains:
- the LOC132930616 gene encoding neuroendocrine convertase 1-like isoform X2: MNVNWAKQGFSKNLYKRVPTDVRSRYERYFNDELWKLQWYEQDYRNNYKNGMPLDMNLVPVYEELKFTGKGIRVAIIDDGIEYTHDDLKDNYDEEISINLNWNKKDPLPRYEDPTNSHGTRCAGEIAMAANNKKCGVGVAYNAKVGGIVLLDGKTDDEMEARALINANSLVDIYSGSWGPKDDGLMVDGPGVMAQMAFEIGATKGRNGRGSIYVFASGNGRMLFDNCASDGYVGNIHTVAISSVTMDGRAPEYAERCAAVIATAYSGGLDNGIKIVTSDINNTCTLSHTGTSAAAPLAAGVIALALEANGDLTWRDVQHLLVRNCEVGPLLKNSGWSANAAGFDFNPQFGFGLLNAYKLVKEAISWNTIPEKSICAVNFRIPKNRKHFGRAAKFVSTVITNGCDGCVRYLEHVQLCVTIQYPKRGMVEIDLRSPKNTTCKMMEPRPLDESNRGFFEWKIKSLQFWGEDPIGEWTVFVKDETSNLFTGLTGSVEKLRLIMHGTENNPYN, from the exons ATGAat GTGAATTGGGCTAAACAGGGATTTTCGAAAAACTTGTATAAAAGAGTGCCGACGGACGTCCGCAGCAGATATGAGAGGTATTTTAACGACGAACTTTGGAAGCTGCAGTGGTACGAG caAGATTaccgaaataattataaaaacgggATGCCATTAGACATGAATTTAGTACCAGTATACGAAGAGTTAAAATTTACTGGTAAAGGTATTCGGGTAGCAATCATCGATGATGGAATAGAATATACTCACGATGATCTAAAGGACAATTAT GATGAAGAAATCAGTATTAATCTGAACTGGAATAAAAAAGATCCTCTGCCTCGATACGAAGACCCTACAAATTCGCATGGTACTAGATGTGCTGGAGAGATTGCAATGGctgcaaataataaaaagtgcGGTGTAGGCGTTGCTTACAACGCAAAAGTAGGAG gtattgtaTTGCTCGATGGTAAAACAGATGACGAAATGGAAGCTAGAGCCTTAATTAACGCTAATTCATTAGTGGATATATACAGTGGATCATGGGGGCCTAAGGACGACGGACTAATGGTCGACGGCCCCGGAGTAATGGCACAAATGGCATTTGAAATCGGTGCAACTAAG GGTCGCAACGGAAGAGGTTCAATATACGTATTCGCGTCGGGCAATGGTCGTATGCTGTTTGACAATTGTGCATCGGACGGCTACGTGGGGAACATTCACACAGTGGCTATTAGTAGTGTCACTATGGACGGCAGAGCTCCCGAATATGCTGAGAGATGTGCCGCCGTCATAGCAACTGCTTATTCTGGTGGCCTAGATAATggtattaaaatt GTTACGTCAGATATCAATAATACATGTACGCTTTCACATACTGGCACATCAGCTGCAGCTCCGTTAGCAGCAGGAGTTATAGCTTTAGCTCTCGAAGCcaa TGGCGATTTGACGTGGAGAGACGTGCAACATTTATTAGTAAGGAACTGTGAAGTTGGACCTTTGTTGAAAAACTCTGGTTGGTCCGCTAACGCAGCAGGATTCGATTTTAATCCCCAGTTCGGTTTTGGATTATTGAACGCCTATAAGTTAGTGAAAGAAGCTATAAGTTGGAACACCATACCAGAAAAAAGTATATGTGCAGTAAATTTTCGTATCCC TAAAAATCGTAAACATTTTGGCCGAGCTGCAAAATTTGTATCCACGGTAATCACGAATGGCTGTGACGGATGCGTTAGATATTTAGAGCACGTACAACTATGTGTGACCATTCAGTATCCAAAACGTGGTATGGTGGAAATAGATCTACGATCACCAAAAA ACACCACGTGTAAAATGATGGAGCCACGACCCTTAGACGAATCAAATAGAGGATTTTTTGaatggaaaataaaatcattgcAATTTTGGGGCGAAGACCCAATTGGGGAGTGGACAGTTTTTGTCAAAGATGAA actTCTAATTTATTCACTGGGCTAACTGGATCAGTAGAAAAACTTAGATTAATAATGCATGGAACTGAAAATAATCCTTATAATTAA